One region of Micromonospora ureilytica genomic DNA includes:
- a CDS encoding RNA-guided endonuclease InsQ/TnpB family protein, whose amino-acid sequence MLLRYNYRVYPTSGQQDALARAFGCARVVFNDGLRARQQAREAGLLYVTDAELSRQVKAAKLTPERAWLGEVSSVVLQQALADLNTAYRNFFTSINGKRKGRKVAPPRFRSLKDNRQAIRFTANARFKVLDNGRLRLPKVGDVQVRWSRTLPAVPTSVTVIRDAAGRYFASFVVQTTDQPLPSAASEVGIDLGLTHFAVMSDGTKVTAPKFLRRAARKLKRLQQDLSRKTKGSNRRKKAVVKVARAHARVADTRRDWQHKLSTAIIRDNQAVYVEDLCVSGLGRTRLAKSVHDAGWTQFTTMLEYKAARYGRTFARVDRFFPSTRMCSDCGRITDKMTLNVRAWVCPCGSHHDRDVNAARNIRAAGRADLNDRGAQVRPASVPAPRSEAVTHREPAPSGA is encoded by the coding sequence GTGCTGCTTCGGTACAACTACCGCGTCTATCCGACGTCTGGTCAGCAGGATGCGTTGGCGCGGGCGTTCGGGTGTGCGCGGGTGGTGTTCAACGATGGGCTGCGCGCTCGTCAGCAGGCGCGGGAGGCTGGCCTGCTGTACGTGACGGACGCCGAGCTGTCCCGGCAGGTCAAGGCGGCGAAACTCACTCCGGAGCGTGCGTGGTTGGGTGAGGTGTCGTCGGTGGTGTTGCAGCAGGCTCTCGCGGACCTGAACACCGCGTACCGCAACTTCTTCACCTCGATCAACGGTAAGCGCAAGGGCCGTAAAGTGGCTCCGCCTCGGTTCCGGTCGCTTAAGGACAACCGGCAGGCCATCCGGTTCACGGCCAACGCCCGGTTCAAGGTGCTGGACAACGGGCGGCTCAGGCTGCCGAAGGTCGGCGACGTGCAGGTGCGTTGGTCGCGGACGCTGCCCGCTGTGCCGACGTCGGTGACGGTTATCCGGGACGCGGCGGGTCGGTACTTCGCGTCGTTTGTCGTGCAGACCACGGATCAGCCGCTGCCGTCGGCCGCGTCCGAGGTGGGTATCGACCTGGGCCTGACGCATTTCGCGGTCATGTCCGACGGTACGAAGGTGACCGCGCCGAAGTTCCTGCGTCGCGCGGCACGCAAGCTGAAGCGGTTGCAGCAGGACCTGTCCCGCAAGACCAAGGGCAGCAACCGGCGTAAGAAGGCCGTGGTGAAGGTTGCCCGCGCCCATGCGCGGGTGGCCGACACCCGGCGGGACTGGCAGCACAAGCTGTCCACGGCGATCATCCGCGACAACCAAGCGGTGTACGTCGAGGACCTGTGCGTGAGCGGGCTTGGCCGCACGCGGCTGGCGAAGTCGGTGCACGACGCCGGGTGGACACAGTTCACGACCATGCTGGAATACAAGGCTGCCCGGTACGGGCGCACCTTCGCTCGGGTGGACCGGTTCTTCCCGTCCACCCGGATGTGCTCGGACTGCGGCCGGATCACCGACAAGATGACGCTGAACGTTCGTGCGTGGGTCTGCCCGTGTGGCAGTCACCACGACCGGGACGTGAACGCCGCCAGGAACATCAGGGCCGCCGGACGGGCGGACCTCAACGACCGTGGAGCGCAGGTAAGACCGGCATCCGTGCCGGCACCGCGCAGCGAAGCGGTAACCCACCGGGAGCCTGCCCCTTCGGGGGCATAG